A window of the Streptomyces formicae genome harbors these coding sequences:
- the aceE gene encoding pyruvate dehydrogenase (acetyl-transferring), homodimeric type encodes MTDPAASKLPRPSELDQLPDRDAEETAEWAASLDAVTKAAGPHRAAYLMRRTLQHAEGVSGLDLPKLLETDYVNTIPTASEPAPAGDEAMEQRITAWNRWNAAAMVTRGSKYGVGGHIATFASAAWLYETGFNHFFRGKEQDGSGDQLYIQGHASPGIYARAFLDGRLTEAHLDNFRQESGGNGLPSYPHPRRLPWLWEFPTVSMGLGPLSAIYQARFNRYLTNRGIKDVSASHVWAFLGDGEMDEPESTAALALASREGLDNLTFVINCNLQRLDGPVRANFKIVQELEAQFRGAGWNVVKSLWGNAWDELFQLDTTGALVRRLREVPDAQVQTYQTRDAAYIRQDFFGADPALAEMAKLLSDDKILECFHLSRGGHEPRKVYAAYKAALEFKGAPTVILAQTVKGFTLGEGFASKNANHQMKKLTVDEFKSMRDLLGLPIADSAFADGQVPYGHPGADSPEVRYLQERRAALGGPAPARRMHAVAPLPAPAEKAFAAFDKGSGSQSVATTMAFVRLMKDLIRDKETGKRWVPIVPDEARTFGMESLFPSLGIYSPKGQTYEPVDRDQLMYYREAKDGQILNEGITEAGSMADFIAAASAYATHGETMIPFYIFYSMFGWQRTADQMWQLADQLGKGFLVGATAGRTTLTGEGLQHADGHSPMIAATNPAALTYDPAFAYEVAAIVKDGLRRMYGEARPGEDADVFYYLTVYNEPMPQPAKPAGVDEGIVRGLYRFKEGEGAADNARIQLLAAGTAIHWALEAQQLLAAEWGVTADVWSATSWTELRRDALEADAALLRGESRVPYVRQALEGAEGPVLAVSDYMRQVPDQIAQWVEQDWSSLGADGFGLSDTRDAARRHFGIDARSIVVAALAQLARRGEVPASAVKDARERYGL; translated from the coding sequence ATGACCGACCCCGCAGCCAGCAAGCTTCCGCGTCCGAGCGAGCTCGACCAGCTCCCGGACCGCGACGCCGAGGAGACCGCCGAATGGGCGGCCTCGCTCGACGCCGTCACGAAGGCTGCGGGCCCGCACCGCGCCGCATACCTGATGCGGCGGACCCTCCAGCACGCCGAGGGTGTGTCCGGGCTCGATCTGCCCAAGCTCCTGGAGACGGACTACGTCAACACCATCCCCACCGCCTCCGAGCCCGCCCCGGCCGGTGACGAGGCGATGGAGCAGCGGATCACCGCCTGGAACCGGTGGAACGCCGCCGCGATGGTCACCCGCGGCTCCAAGTACGGCGTCGGCGGCCACATCGCCACCTTCGCCTCCGCCGCCTGGCTCTACGAGACCGGCTTCAACCACTTCTTCCGCGGCAAGGAGCAGGACGGCTCCGGCGACCAGCTCTACATCCAGGGCCACGCGTCGCCCGGCATCTACGCCCGCGCCTTCCTCGACGGCCGCCTCACCGAGGCGCACCTGGACAACTTCCGCCAGGAGTCCGGCGGCAACGGCCTGCCGTCGTACCCGCACCCGCGCCGGCTGCCCTGGCTCTGGGAGTTCCCGACCGTCTCGATGGGCCTCGGCCCGCTCTCGGCGATCTACCAGGCGCGCTTCAACCGCTATCTGACCAACCGCGGCATCAAGGACGTCTCCGCCTCCCACGTGTGGGCGTTCCTCGGCGACGGCGAGATGGACGAGCCCGAGTCGACCGCGGCGCTCGCGCTCGCGAGCCGCGAGGGCCTGGACAACCTGACCTTCGTCATCAACTGCAACCTGCAGCGCCTCGACGGCCCGGTCCGCGCCAACTTCAAGATCGTGCAGGAGCTGGAGGCCCAGTTCCGCGGCGCCGGCTGGAACGTCGTGAAGTCGCTGTGGGGCAACGCCTGGGACGAGCTGTTCCAGCTCGACACCACGGGCGCCCTGGTCCGCCGCCTCCGCGAGGTCCCGGACGCGCAGGTCCAGACGTACCAGACCCGCGACGCCGCCTACATCCGCCAGGACTTCTTCGGCGCCGACCCGGCGCTCGCCGAGATGGCGAAGCTGCTCTCCGACGACAAGATCCTGGAGTGCTTCCACCTGTCCCGCGGCGGCCACGAGCCGCGCAAGGTGTACGCCGCGTACAAGGCCGCGCTGGAGTTCAAGGGCGCCCCGACGGTGATCCTGGCCCAGACGGTCAAGGGCTTCACGCTCGGCGAGGGCTTCGCGTCCAAGAACGCCAACCACCAGATGAAGAAGCTGACGGTGGACGAGTTCAAGTCGATGCGCGACCTGCTCGGTCTGCCGATCGCCGACTCGGCCTTCGCCGACGGCCAGGTGCCCTACGGCCACCCGGGCGCGGACTCCCCCGAGGTCCGCTACCTCCAGGAGCGCCGCGCGGCCCTCGGCGGCCCGGCCCCCGCCCGCCGGATGCACGCTGTCGCCCCGCTGCCCGCGCCCGCCGAGAAGGCGTTCGCCGCCTTCGACAAGGGCTCCGGCAGCCAGTCGGTCGCGACGACGATGGCGTTCGTCCGGCTGATGAAGGACCTGATCCGCGACAAGGAGACCGGCAAGCGCTGGGTCCCGATCGTCCCGGACGAGGCCCGCACCTTCGGCATGGAGAGCCTCTTCCCCTCGCTCGGCATCTACTCGCCGAAGGGCCAGACGTACGAGCCGGTCGACCGCGACCAGCTCATGTACTACCGCGAGGCCAAGGACGGCCAGATCCTCAACGAGGGCATCACCGAGGCCGGCTCGATGGCCGACTTCATCGCCGCGGCGTCCGCGTACGCGACGCACGGCGAGACGATGATCCCCTTCTACATCTTCTACTCGATGTTCGGCTGGCAGCGGACCGCCGACCAGATGTGGCAGCTCGCCGACCAGCTCGGCAAGGGCTTCCTCGTCGGCGCCACGGCCGGCCGTACGACCCTGACCGGCGAGGGACTCCAGCACGCGGACGGCCACTCGCCGATGATCGCGGCGACGAACCCGGCGGCCCTGACGTACGACCCGGCTTTCGCGTACGAGGTCGCGGCGATCGTCAAGGACGGTCTGCGGAGGATGTACGGCGAAGCCCGCCCGGGAGAGGACGCGGACGTCTTCTACTACCTGACGGTCTACAACGAGCCGATGCCGCAGCCCGCGAAGCCGGCGGGCGTCGACGAGGGCATCGTCCGCGGTCTGTACCGCTTCAAGGAGGGCGAGGGCGCGGCGGACAACGCGCGCATCCAGCTGCTCGCCGCGGGTACGGCCATCCACTGGGCGCTGGAGGCGCAGCAGCTGCTCGCCGCCGAGTGGGGCGTGACCGCCGACGTGTGGTCCGCGACCTCCTGGACCGAGCTGCGGCGCGACGCCCTTGAGGCGGACGCGGCGCTGCTGCGCGGCGAGTCCCGTGTGCCGTACGTACGTCAGGCGCTGGAGGGCGCCGAGGGCCCGGTGCTCGCGGTCAGCGACTACATGCGCCAGGTGCCGGACCAGATCGCCCAGTGGGTGGAGCAGGACTGGTCCTCGCTCGGTGCGGACGGCTTCGGTCTGTCGGACACCCGTGACGCGGCCCGCCGCCACTTCGGCATCGACGCCCGGTCGATCGTGGTCGCCGCCCTGGCCCAGCTCGCCCGCCGCGGCGAGGTCCCGGCCTCCGCGGTGAAGGACGCCCGCGAGCGCTACGGCCTCTGA
- a CDS encoding helix-turn-helix transcriptional regulator produces MRAARLIKMVLLLQSRPSMTAAELAQELEVSERTITRDALALSEAGVPVYADRGRAGGYRLVGGYRTRLTGLARTEAEALFLSGLPRALREMGLEDAASAARLKVSAALLPSLKDASRSAAQRFHLDAPGWYQEPETPALLPAVAEAVWDDRVVAARYRDAERELEPYGLVLKAGVWYLCARADRRSFRVYRIDRFTAVALTDERFERDGTFDLPAFWEERAEQFARSILRAEIVVRLSPDGAARLPYVTDRAAAQEALAAAGPPDGQGWVRVTLPVESEVVAFTQMLSLGAELEVLEPAGLRARFTEAAARMHVMYGEAQR; encoded by the coding sequence ATGCGTGCTGCCCGGCTCATCAAGATGGTTCTGCTCCTCCAGTCGCGGCCTTCGATGACCGCCGCCGAGCTCGCCCAGGAGCTCGAGGTCTCCGAGCGGACCATCACCCGGGACGCGCTCGCGCTGTCGGAGGCGGGCGTTCCGGTCTACGCGGACCGGGGGCGGGCCGGTGGGTACCGCCTGGTCGGCGGGTACCGGACGCGGCTGACCGGACTGGCGAGGACCGAGGCGGAGGCGCTGTTCCTCTCCGGGCTGCCGCGCGCGCTGCGCGAGATGGGCCTGGAGGACGCCGCGTCGGCCGCGCGGCTCAAGGTGTCCGCCGCCCTGCTCCCGTCGCTGAAGGACGCCTCGCGCTCGGCGGCGCAGCGGTTCCATCTGGACGCGCCCGGCTGGTACCAGGAACCGGAGACGCCCGCGCTCCTTCCCGCGGTCGCGGAGGCGGTGTGGGACGACCGGGTGGTCGCCGCCCGCTACCGGGACGCCGAGCGGGAGCTGGAGCCGTACGGGCTCGTCCTGAAGGCCGGGGTCTGGTATCTGTGCGCCCGTGCCGACCGCAGGTCGTTCCGGGTCTACCGGATCGACCGGTTCACCGCCGTCGCCCTCACCGACGAGCGCTTCGAGCGGGACGGGACCTTCGATCTGCCCGCCTTCTGGGAGGAGCGCGCCGAGCAGTTCGCCCGCTCGATCCTGCGCGCCGAGATCGTCGTACGGCTCTCCCCGGACGGCGCCGCCCGGCTCCCGTACGTCACCGACCGCGCCGCTGCCCAGGAGGCCCTGGCGGCCGCGGGACCGCCTGACGGCCAGGGGTGGGTCAGGGTCACGCTGCCCGTCGAGTCCGAGGTGGTGGCGTTCACTCAGATGCTCTCCCTCGGCGCGGAATTGGAGGTGCTGGAGCCCGCCGGCCTCCGTGCCCGCTTCACGGAGGCCGCCGCCCGTATGCACGTCATGTACGGGGAGGCTCAGCGGTAG
- a CDS encoding SDR family oxidoreductase, with protein sequence MTTDTALQGKIALVAGATRGAGRAIAVQLGAAGATVYVTGRTTREHTSEVGRATETVEETAELVTEAGGTGIAVPTDHLDVEQVRSLVARIDRDHGRLDILVNDIWGGNHLLVWNTKMWDTDLGNGLRMLELGVRSHVITSSCALPLLVRNPGGLVVEVTDGTAESNRRFRENFYYDLAKNAPIRMAFTLGEDLKDAGCTAVCVTPGFLRSEEMLDAFGVREDNWRDAVAERPHFAIAESPLYVGRAVAAVAADPERARWNGQSLSSGQLAKAYGFTDADGSRPDAWAYFEEVEYGGKDAPADAYR encoded by the coding sequence ATGACGACCGACACAGCACTGCAGGGGAAGATCGCGCTGGTCGCGGGCGCGACACGGGGCGCGGGCCGCGCCATCGCCGTACAACTGGGCGCGGCGGGCGCGACGGTCTACGTGACCGGGCGTACGACGAGGGAACACACCAGCGAGGTCGGGAGGGCGACCGAGACGGTCGAGGAGACGGCGGAGCTCGTCACCGAAGCGGGTGGCACGGGCATCGCCGTGCCGACCGACCATCTGGACGTGGAGCAGGTCCGGTCGCTGGTCGCACGGATCGACCGGGACCACGGGCGGCTCGACATCCTCGTCAACGACATCTGGGGCGGCAACCACCTCCTCGTCTGGAACACCAAGATGTGGGACACCGACCTGGGGAACGGGCTGCGCATGCTGGAACTCGGCGTCCGCAGCCACGTCATCACCAGCAGCTGCGCCCTGCCGCTGCTGGTCCGCAACCCCGGCGGCCTCGTCGTCGAGGTCACCGACGGCACGGCCGAGTCCAACCGGCGCTTCCGTGAGAACTTCTACTACGACCTCGCCAAGAACGCCCCGATCCGGATGGCCTTCACCCTCGGCGAGGACCTGAAGGACGCCGGTTGCACCGCGGTCTGCGTCACCCCCGGCTTCCTCCGCTCCGAGGAGATGCTGGACGCCTTCGGCGTACGGGAGGACAACTGGCGGGACGCGGTCGCCGAGCGGCCGCACTTCGCCATCGCCGAATCACCCTTGTACGTGGGCCGGGCCGTCGCCGCCGTCGCCGCCGACCCGGAGCGGGCGCGGTGGAACGGGCAGTCGCTCTCCAGCGGACAGCTCGCCAAGGCGTACGGCTTCACCGACGCGGACGGCAGCCGGCCGGACGCCTGGGCGTACTTCGAGGAGGTCGAGTACGGCGGCAAGGACGCGCCGGCGGACGCCTACCGCTGA
- a CDS encoding DUF4240 domain-containing protein, with protein sequence MDETEFWEIIDSTREAAEGDPEDHADLLVERLLQLDPDSVLDFARHFEARYNRAYRWDLWGAAAVLLGGASDDAFDYFRCWLIGQGREVFEGAVHDPDSLADLLDDFDEEIDGDGEELGYAADEAYEQLTGAVAPDLGIPPQTAEPEGTPFDFDDDRALAERFPSLWERFGM encoded by the coding sequence ATGGACGAGACGGAGTTCTGGGAGATCATCGACAGCACCCGCGAGGCCGCCGAGGGCGACCCCGAGGACCATGCCGACCTGCTCGTCGAACGGCTGCTGCAACTCGATCCCGATTCCGTCCTGGACTTCGCCCGGCACTTCGAGGCGCGCTACAACCGCGCGTACCGCTGGGACCTGTGGGGCGCGGCGGCGGTCCTGCTCGGCGGCGCGAGCGACGACGCCTTCGACTACTTCCGCTGCTGGCTGATCGGCCAGGGGCGGGAGGTCTTCGAGGGCGCGGTGCACGACCCCGATTCGCTCGCCGACCTCCTCGACGACTTCGACGAGGAGATAGACGGGGACGGCGAGGAGCTGGGGTACGCGGCGGACGAGGCGTACGAGCAGCTCACCGGCGCGGTCGCACCCGATCTGGGGATTCCCCCGCAGACGGCGGAGCCGGAGGGCACACCGTTCGACTTCGACGACGACCGGGCGCTGGCGGAGCGCTTTCCGTCGCTGTGGGAGCGCTTCGGAATGTAG
- a CDS encoding GNAT family N-acetyltransferase, giving the protein MTDPGTPPPAIRPARASDDTVLGELDRATWSTLHSVQPRPMPPYGPFFDEKHPPEGYLVAEVNTMDKANKRDGELRVAGYVRVVPPSSLACNQHVRQIQGISVADWARGRGVGRALLRAAADEARRQGAVRITLRVLGHNTPARRLYESEGYVVEGVLPGELFLAGRYVDDVLMGRSL; this is encoded by the coding sequence ATGACCGACCCCGGCACGCCGCCCCCTGCGATACGTCCGGCCCGCGCTTCCGACGACACCGTGCTCGGGGAGCTGGACCGGGCGACCTGGTCGACGCTGCACTCCGTGCAGCCCCGCCCGATGCCTCCGTACGGGCCGTTCTTCGACGAGAAGCACCCGCCCGAGGGCTATCTGGTCGCGGAGGTGAACACGATGGACAAAGCGAACAAGAGGGACGGCGAGCTCAGGGTCGCCGGGTACGTCCGCGTGGTTCCCCCCTCCTCGCTCGCCTGCAACCAGCACGTCCGCCAGATCCAGGGCATCAGCGTGGCCGATTGGGCCCGCGGCCGCGGGGTCGGACGGGCGCTGCTGCGGGCCGCGGCCGACGAGGCGCGGCGGCAGGGCGCGGTCCGCATCACCCTGCGCGTGCTCGGCCACAACACGCCCGCCAGACGCCTGTACGAGTCGGAGGGGTACGTCGTCGAGGGCGTCCTGCCGGGCGAGCTCTTCCTCGCCGGACGGTACGTCGACGACGTCCTGATGGGCCGTTCCCTCTGA
- a CDS encoding TIGR01777 family oxidoreductase, translating to MLSMRIAVTGSSGLIGTALVRSLTTEGTSQDEGSGKRHEVVRLVRRAARAADEVEWDPARQYVDAVGLDGCDAVVHLAGAGVGDHRWTDAYKKELRDSRVLGTAAIAEAVASLEVPPRVLVCGTAVGYYGDTGDRAVDESAPPGSGFLASLCEEWEAAAAPAEEAGIRVVFARTGLVVAREGGAWGRLFPIFRAGLGGRLGNGRQYWSYISLHDEVAALRHILDTAELSGPVNLTAPTPLTNREVTEAMGRVLRRPTLFTVPRFALRAALGEFAEDVLGSQRVLPKKLLDSGFAFAHPSIDASIRAALG from the coding sequence ATGTTGAGCATGCGCATTGCGGTCACGGGCTCCAGCGGGCTCATCGGTACGGCACTTGTCCGGTCGCTGACGACTGAGGGCACCTCCCAGGACGAAGGCTCCGGGAAACGGCACGAGGTGGTGCGGCTCGTGCGGCGGGCCGCGCGCGCGGCGGACGAGGTGGAGTGGGACCCGGCCCGGCAGTACGTCGACGCGGTCGGCCTCGACGGCTGCGACGCCGTCGTCCACCTGGCGGGCGCGGGCGTCGGCGACCACCGGTGGACGGACGCCTACAAGAAAGAACTCCGCGACAGCCGGGTCCTCGGCACGGCCGCGATCGCGGAGGCCGTGGCCTCGTTGGAGGTCCCGCCGCGGGTGCTGGTCTGCGGGACCGCGGTCGGCTACTACGGCGACACGGGCGACCGGGCCGTCGACGAGAGCGCCCCGCCGGGCTCGGGCTTCCTCGCGTCGCTCTGCGAGGAGTGGGAGGCCGCGGCGGCCCCCGCCGAGGAGGCGGGCATCCGGGTCGTCTTCGCCCGCACCGGGCTGGTGGTGGCGCGCGAGGGGGGCGCGTGGGGGCGGCTCTTCCCCATCTTCCGAGCGGGGCTGGGCGGGCGGCTCGGCAACGGCCGCCAGTACTGGAGCTACATTTCCCTGCACGACGAGGTCGCGGCGCTGCGCCACATCCTCGACACGGCGGAGCTGTCGGGCCCGGTCAATCTGACGGCGCCGACGCCGCTGACGAACCGTGAGGTCACGGAGGCGATGGGCCGCGTGCTGCGGCGCCCGACGCTGTTCACGGTGCCGCGGTTCGCGCTGCGGGCGGCGCTGGGTGAGTTCGCGGAGGACGTGCTGGGCAGCCAGCGGGTCCTGCCCAAGAAGCTCCTCGACTCGGGCTTCGCCTTCGCCCACCCCTCGATCGACGCGTCGATCCGCGCGGCGCTGGGCTGA
- a CDS encoding family 20 glycosylhydrolase, with product MRRVLSRALSVLALTLSLVIGSLTPSVAAVDRAGGAAPPPPVVPRPTDWTDLGGRTALTPRTRILIDPRTASATALPSGRAELPGPARQSVRALAEQLRSELAAVSGLAPRIAHDQRPAPGDIVVRLTDTGLGPEGHRLDTTGAVTTGAVTIEAASTHGLFYGTRTLLQLLRATAPDHRALPRARAVDRPAQSVRMVHLDAGRKYWQIPYLENLIRRMGDQKLNTLFLHLSESEGFRLYSPRFPGLADPDHSYSRADIERLKAFAARHHVQLMPGIEVPGHATVISEAFGIGFGADNGTGSAPCTGAHTHSHLTADWIVDMTSERAVEKTKQIVDEFAGWFDAPLFSIGAEEVPGQLADCPRVKDFLAADPDVSTLGDLLNRYINTLDDVVTRHGKRTAVYNGSEHLAAPQQTVHGPVVFITWEGTGAEPAIPGHDEIAIGPFYVTPNNYHHLYPDEPWMYDAWAPSTAPDMLGSGLVNWADYNFWSDDAYYEQHMAGARAILADRAWNASPTPDTVTEFRALAARIGDPPGIRPAPAQPRTDDGRPSHRWTFDPAPYPSGWTYAGSPGNTLYVPDTAGALPGTSYIINNPTPVSGDGAHGGAWRFDHDRDGVGFGGLDVAEPWTVSVRVRPTARTADQVLLSSKAGALKLMQYGTGQVGFTRYGTADHSFPCTLPLDRWTRLTWVAEPGRTTLYADGERIGTVDASIPLPLRSIGTEKAGLRGDLDELRTWDEALSPAQVRDLFRRDAP from the coding sequence GTGCGCCGAGTGTTGTCCCGAGCCCTGTCCGTACTCGCTCTCACCCTGAGCCTGGTCATCGGATCTCTCACTCCGTCGGTCGCCGCCGTCGACCGGGCCGGAGGTGCCGCACCGCCCCCGCCCGTCGTTCCCCGCCCGACCGACTGGACGGATCTCGGCGGCCGTACCGCCCTGACCCCCCGCACCCGGATCCTGATCGACCCCCGCACCGCATCGGCCACCGCGCTCCCCTCGGGCCGTGCCGAACTCCCCGGACCGGCCCGCCAGTCGGTGCGCGCGCTCGCCGAGCAGCTCCGCTCCGAGCTCGCGGCCGTCAGCGGTCTGGCGCCCCGTATCGCCCACGACCAGCGCCCCGCCCCGGGCGACATCGTTGTCCGGCTGACGGACACCGGCCTCGGCCCGGAGGGCCATCGCCTCGACACCACCGGTGCCGTCACCACCGGTGCCGTCACCATCGAGGCCGCCTCCACACACGGCCTCTTCTACGGCACCCGCACCCTCCTCCAGCTGCTGCGCGCCACCGCCCCCGACCACCGTGCGCTCCCACGCGCCCGCGCCGTGGACCGGCCCGCCCAGTCCGTCCGCATGGTGCATCTCGACGCGGGCCGCAAGTACTGGCAGATCCCGTATCTGGAGAACCTCATCCGCAGGATGGGCGACCAGAAGCTCAACACCCTCTTCCTGCATCTGTCCGAGTCGGAGGGCTTCCGGCTGTACAGCCCGAGGTTCCCCGGCCTCGCCGACCCCGATCACAGCTACAGCCGCGCCGACATCGAGCGCCTCAAGGCTTTCGCGGCCCGCCACCATGTGCAGCTGATGCCCGGCATCGAGGTCCCGGGCCATGCGACGGTCATCAGCGAGGCGTTCGGCATCGGCTTCGGCGCGGACAACGGCACCGGCTCGGCCCCGTGCACCGGCGCGCACACGCACTCGCACCTCACCGCCGACTGGATCGTCGACATGACCAGCGAGCGGGCGGTCGAGAAGACGAAGCAGATCGTGGACGAGTTCGCGGGCTGGTTCGACGCCCCTCTCTTCTCCATCGGTGCCGAGGAGGTCCCGGGCCAGCTCGCCGACTGCCCCCGCGTGAAGGACTTCCTGGCCGCCGACCCGGACGTCAGCACGCTCGGCGATCTCCTCAACCGCTACATCAACACCCTCGACGACGTGGTGACGCGCCACGGCAAGCGCACCGCCGTCTACAACGGCTCCGAGCATCTCGCCGCGCCCCAGCAGACGGTCCACGGCCCGGTCGTCTTCATCACCTGGGAGGGCACCGGCGCGGAGCCGGCCATTCCGGGCCATGACGAGATCGCCATCGGCCCCTTCTACGTCACCCCGAACAACTACCACCACCTCTACCCCGACGAGCCCTGGATGTACGACGCCTGGGCGCCCAGCACCGCTCCCGACATGCTCGGCTCCGGCCTGGTCAACTGGGCGGACTACAACTTCTGGTCGGACGACGCCTATTACGAGCAGCACATGGCGGGCGCCCGCGCGATCCTCGCCGACCGGGCCTGGAACGCCTCGCCCACCCCGGACACCGTCACGGAGTTCCGCGCACTCGCCGCCCGGATCGGTGATCCGCCCGGTATCCGCCCCGCCCCCGCGCAGCCCCGCACCGACGACGGCCGCCCCAGCCACCGCTGGACCTTCGACCCGGCCCCGTACCCGAGCGGCTGGACGTACGCGGGCAGCCCCGGCAACACCCTGTACGTGCCGGACACCGCCGGCGCCCTGCCCGGCACCTCGTACATCATCAACAACCCCACGCCCGTGAGCGGCGACGGTGCCCACGGCGGCGCCTGGCGCTTCGACCACGACCGGGACGGCGTCGGCTTCGGCGGCCTCGACGTCGCCGAGCCGTGGACGGTGTCCGTCCGCGTACGCCCCACCGCCCGCACCGCCGACCAGGTGCTGCTCAGCTCCAAGGCGGGCGCGCTGAAGCTCATGCAGTACGGCACCGGGCAGGTCGGGTTCACCCGGTACGGGACCGCCGACCACTCCTTCCCCTGCACGCTCCCGCTCGACCGCTGGACCCGGCTGACCTGGGTGGCCGAGCCGGGCCGTACCACCCTGTACGCCGACGGCGAGCGCATCGGGACCGTCGACGCGTCGATTCCGCTGCCGCTGCGCTCCATCGGCACCGAGAAGGCGGGCCTGCGCGGCGATCTCGACGAACTCCGCACCTGGGACGAGGCGCTGAGCCCCGCCCAGGTCCGTGACCTCTTCCGAAGGGACGCACCGTGA